One stretch of Sulfitobacter sp. THAF37 DNA includes these proteins:
- a CDS encoding ABC transporter ATP-binding protein, which produces MAETVLETHGLTMRFGGVTASDNVNFKLKSRELRCLIGPNGAGKSTFFKCVTGLLTPTEGHVFMRGQDVTGWQPHQIAALGVGIKTQKPNVLDALSVHENIWLAARRFHAVAEAGARTDEMIARLALGHIARTPLGQLAHGERQRVELGLVAVSDPWLVLLDEPAAGMSAQDVERMTAIIHDLTRTAAVVIVEHDMQFIRAIANQVTVFHQGAVLMEDHVDRVMSDARVRAVYLGKKS; this is translated from the coding sequence ATGGCTGAGACGGTGCTGGAAACCCACGGGCTGACCATGCGGTTCGGCGGCGTGACCGCCAGCGACAATGTGAACTTCAAGCTGAAATCCCGCGAACTGCGCTGCCTGATCGGGCCGAACGGTGCGGGCAAATCGACCTTTTTCAAATGCGTGACAGGGTTGCTGACCCCGACAGAGGGCCATGTCTTCATGAGGGGGCAGGATGTGACCGGCTGGCAGCCGCACCAGATCGCGGCGCTGGGGGTCGGGATCAAGACCCAGAAGCCCAATGTGCTGGACGCGCTGAGCGTACACGAAAACATCTGGCTCGCCGCAAGGCGGTTTCATGCGGTGGCGGAAGCGGGCGCGCGCACCGACGAGATGATCGCGCGGCTGGCGCTGGGACACATCGCCCGCACCCCTCTGGGGCAGCTGGCCCACGGCGAACGGCAGCGGGTGGAGCTGGGGCTGGTCGCGGTCTCAGACCCCTGGCTGGTGCTGCTCGACGAACCCGCGGCGGGGATGAGCGCGCAGGACGTGGAACGGATGACGGCGATCATCCACGATCTGACCCGGACGGCGGCGGTGGTGATCGTTGAGCATGACATGCAGTTCATCCGCGCCATCGCGAACCAAGTGACGGTGTTTCATCAAGGCGCGGTCCTGATGGAGGACCACGTGGACCGTGTGATGTCCGACGCCCGGGTGCGGGCCGTCTACCTCGGGAAGAAGAGCTGA
- a CDS encoding branched-chain amino acid ABC transporter permease, with amino-acid sequence MTRTVAREVLLTLVVSALMIWTLPMLIGTYTLTVLVIYGMLGLSLGLIWGFGGILCFGQAAFFGLGAYTYAIAAINIGESTLPMLLAVAVPAIFAALLGAMMFYGRLGDVYLGVITLVVTLILFKFVNSTAGPQYTIGSARLGGFNGIPGFQTLNVPGDPGAYIWGDPYFYVCAVLLVIVFLLVSWLLRSSFGRIALGIRENETRMGLMGYDVAARKTVLFAIGAAIAGLAGALFANWAEIVTPNLFSLGQSAEIIIWCIVGGLGTRIGPILGAAGLAYLKFLLGQQSVIDNTLITGLILVLFVLFLPRGLAPAAAALIQAVSGRARRKPDARRMRRVRHG; translated from the coding sequence ATGACGCGGACAGTCGCGCGGGAGGTTCTGCTGACGCTGGTGGTCTCGGCCCTGATGATCTGGACCCTGCCGATGCTGATCGGCACCTATACGCTGACGGTGCTGGTGATCTACGGGATGCTGGGCCTCAGCCTGGGGTTGATCTGGGGCTTTGGCGGGATCCTGTGTTTCGGGCAGGCGGCGTTCTTTGGCCTCGGCGCCTATACCTACGCCATAGCGGCGATCAACATCGGCGAAAGCACCCTGCCGATGCTGCTGGCCGTCGCGGTGCCCGCCATTTTTGCCGCGCTGCTGGGCGCGATGATGTTCTACGGGCGGTTGGGGGATGTCTACCTGGGTGTGATCACGCTGGTGGTGACGCTGATCCTGTTCAAGTTCGTCAACTCCACCGCCGGGCCGCAATACACCATCGGCAGCGCCCGGCTGGGTGGGTTCAACGGCATCCCCGGTTTCCAGACCCTCAACGTGCCGGGCGATCCGGGAGCGTACATTTGGGGCGATCCCTATTTCTACGTCTGTGCCGTATTGCTGGTGATCGTGTTTTTGCTGGTCAGCTGGCTGCTCCGGTCGTCCTTTGGGCGCATTGCGCTTGGTATCCGCGAGAACGAGACCAGGATGGGGCTGATGGGATACGACGTGGCGGCGCGCAAGACGGTGCTGTTCGCCATCGGTGCCGCCATCGCGGGGCTGGCCGGGGCGTTGTTCGCCAACTGGGCCGAAATCGTCACGCCGAACCTGTTCTCGCTGGGGCAATCTGCCGAGATTATCATCTGGTGCATCGTCGGTGGACTGGGCACCCGGATCGGGCCGATCCTGGGCGCGGCGGGGCTTGCCTATCTCAAGTTCCTGCTGGGCCAGCAGAGCGTGATCGACAACACACTGATTACCGGGCTGATCCTGGTGCTGTTCGTGCTGTTCCTGCCCCGCGGGCTGGCCCCTGCGGCGGCGGCGCTGATCCAGGCGGTTTCGGGCCGCGCAAGGCGCAAGCCGGATGCCCGCCGGATGCGGAGGGTGCGGCATGGCTGA
- a CDS encoding branched-chain amino acid ABC transporter permease, with the protein MDLSFVILVEILYAVASLVLISAGLAVVFGMMKVINLAHGEFMMMGGYVTITAVGLGVNVFVAMLVIAPLIVGLIGLVVERLVIRHLYGRLVDTMLATWGLSLVFIGLATMIFGNTTTGISTPIPGFAVGAYQINGYNFFIIVVSVLLVAGMYAVLRGTRAGLIARGAMQRADMAAALGYSPDRIYMATFFCGSALSGLAGAVLAPLVGLVPTSGGAYIAKAFITVIAGGPALIAGLVSSAASFGVVSQVFSFAVSPVIGEVALLVAAVILLRAMPQGITARLFKGKL; encoded by the coding sequence ATGGACCTGAGTTTCGTTATCCTTGTCGAGATCCTTTACGCGGTGGCGTCGCTGGTTCTGATCAGCGCGGGCCTTGCCGTGGTTTTCGGCATGATGAAGGTGATCAACCTCGCGCATGGCGAGTTCATGATGATGGGCGGCTACGTGACCATCACCGCTGTCGGACTGGGCGTGAACGTCTTTGTCGCCATGCTGGTGATCGCGCCGCTGATCGTGGGGCTTATCGGGCTTGTGGTCGAACGTCTGGTGATCCGGCACCTGTACGGGCGGCTGGTGGACACGATGCTGGCGACATGGGGACTGAGCCTGGTGTTCATCGGGCTGGCGACGATGATCTTCGGCAATACCACCACCGGCATTTCAACCCCGATTCCCGGTTTCGCCGTCGGGGCCTACCAGATCAACGGCTACAACTTTTTCATTATCGTGGTCTCGGTGCTGCTGGTGGCGGGCATGTACGCGGTGCTGCGGGGCACGCGCGCGGGGCTGATCGCGCGCGGTGCGATGCAGCGGGCCGACATGGCTGCCGCCCTGGGCTACAGCCCCGACCGCATCTACATGGCCACGTTCTTTTGCGGCTCGGCGTTGTCGGGGCTGGCGGGGGCGGTGCTGGCGCCGCTGGTGGGGCTGGTGCCCACCTCGGGCGGGGCCTACATCGCCAAGGCGTTCATCACGGTGATCGCGGGCGGTCCGGCGCTGATCGCCGGGCTGGTCAGCTCCGCCGCCAGCTTTGGCGTCGTCAGCCAGGTCTTCAGCTTTGCCGTATCGCCTGTGATCGGCGAAGTCGCCCTGCTGGTGGCGGCCGTGATCCTGCTGCGGGCCATGCCGCAGGGCATCACCGCGCGGCTGTTCAAGGGGAAGCTGTGA
- a CDS encoding ABC transporter substrate-binding protein has translation MSLNRRELLGGAAALTTAGLLPRVALAADTIRLGSILDQSGPFDAYGKPMAMATQLAVAEINEAGGLLGREVEVVEYDTQSDMALYSQYAQQLTRQDRVDVVHGGILSASREAIRQTMRKSGTLYFYNVLYEGGVCDRNIFINGVTPAQQVEALVPYAMKNSGKKVYILAADYNYGQITARWIEKFVRDNGGDVVGTDFFPLDVSDFGSTIAKVQTAAPDLVIAPLVGGPHLSFFRQWAAAGMKDKIALASTTLGVGNEHKVLTPEEGNGIMCAYNYSQELDTPENAAFKTRWAEMFDGDQSMHEIAVSHYHGLHTWAEGVRQADSIAHDAVVEALETGISITGPGGKVTVDPQTHHAILDVHLMEMRDQKMAVMETLPQRAPIDTQAVCDLGANPDDNTQYEIEI, from the coding sequence ATGTCTCTGAACAGAAGAGAACTGCTTGGCGGTGCCGCCGCCCTGACCACGGCGGGCCTGCTACCACGGGTGGCGCTGGCCGCTGATACGATCCGGCTGGGGTCCATCCTGGACCAGTCCGGCCCCTTTGACGCCTACGGCAAGCCGATGGCGATGGCGACGCAGCTGGCCGTGGCCGAAATCAACGAGGCCGGCGGCCTGCTGGGCCGCGAGGTCGAGGTGGTGGAGTATGACACCCAATCCGACATGGCGCTTTATTCGCAGTACGCGCAGCAACTGACCCGGCAGGACCGCGTCGATGTGGTACACGGCGGCATCTTGTCCGCCTCGCGCGAGGCGATCCGCCAGACCATGCGCAAGTCCGGCACGCTCTATTTTTACAACGTGCTCTACGAGGGCGGAGTCTGCGACCGCAACATCTTTATCAACGGGGTGACCCCCGCCCAGCAGGTCGAGGCACTGGTGCCCTACGCGATGAAGAACTCGGGCAAGAAGGTCTATATCCTTGCAGCCGATTACAACTATGGCCAGATCACCGCCCGCTGGATCGAGAAATTCGTGCGCGACAACGGCGGCGACGTGGTGGGCACCGATTTCTTTCCGCTGGACGTGAGCGATTTCGGATCGACCATCGCCAAGGTTCAGACGGCGGCGCCCGATCTGGTCATCGCGCCGCTGGTGGGCGGGCCGCACCTGTCGTTCTTCCGCCAGTGGGCCGCCGCGGGCATGAAGGATAAGATCGCGCTGGCGTCCACGACGCTGGGGGTAGGCAACGAGCACAAGGTGCTGACCCCGGAAGAAGGCAACGGGATCATGTGTGCTTACAACTACAGTCAGGAACTGGACACGCCAGAGAACGCCGCCTTCAAGACGCGGTGGGCGGAGATGTTCGACGGCGACCAGTCGATGCATGAAATCGCGGTGTCGCACTATCACGGGCTGCACACCTGGGCCGAAGGCGTGCGTCAGGCCGACAGCATCGCCCATGACGCGGTGGTCGAGGCGCTGGAGACGGGGATCTCGATTACCGGACCGGGCGGCAAAGTGACGGTCGATCCGCAGACCCACCACGCCATTCTGGATGTCCACCTGATGGAGATGCGAGACCAGAAGATGGCGGTGATGGAAACGCTGCCCCAGCGCGCGCCGATCGACACGCAGGCCGTCTGCGACCTGGGGGCCAACCCCGACGACAATACGCAGTACGAGATCGAGATCTGA